One Leucoraja erinacea ecotype New England chromosome 5, Leri_hhj_1, whole genome shotgun sequence DNA segment encodes these proteins:
- the mrpl2 gene encoding LOW QUALITY PROTEIN: 39S ribosomal protein L2, mitochondrial (The sequence of the model RefSeq protein was modified relative to this genomic sequence to represent the inferred CDS: deleted 1 base in 1 codon) has translation GRDHTGRVRVCGIGGGHKQRYRMIDFQRLRFQPGAQGQGFEEKVLEVRYDPCRSADIALLAGGTRKRWIIATENMQTGQVLKTSGHIGRMAVSAREGDAHPLGALPVGTLVNSLEVQPGRGAQYIRAAGTCGLLLRKVNGTAIVQLPSKRQVQVLESCVATVGRVSNVGHNKRVLGKAGCNRWLGRRPSSGRWQRKGGWAGRKIRPIASMKSYVQRPSRAPAG, from the exons GGAGGGTGCGGGTGTGCGGCATCGGCGGCGGACACAAGCAGCGCTACCGCATGATCGACTTCCAGCGGCTGCGCTTCCAGCCCGGCGCCCAGGGTCAGGGCTTCGAGGAGAAGGTGCTGGAGGTTCGCTACGACCCCTGCAG GTCGGCGGACATCGCCCTGCTGGCCGGCGGGACCCGCAAGCGTTGGATCATTGCCACGGAGAACATGCAGACCGGCCAGGTGCTGAAGACCTCGGGCCACATCGGCAGAATGGCCG TGTCGGCCCGGGAGGGGGATGCCCACCCCCTGGGAGCGCTTCCCGTGGGAACGCTGGTCAACAGCCTGGAGGTGCAGCCGGGACGTGGAGCACAGTACATCCGAGCGGCAG gcACATGTGGGCTGTTACTAAGGAAGGTGAATGGTACCGCCATTGTCCAGCTGCCCTCCAAGCGCCAGGTTCAG GTGCTGGAGTCGTGCGTGGCCACGGTGGGCCGGGTCTCTAACGTTGGCCACAACAAGCGAGTGTTGGGGAAGGCG GGCTGCAACCGCTGGCTGGGCCGGCGGCCGAGCAGTGGCCGGTGGCAGCGGAAGGGGGGTTGGGCAGGGAGGAAGATCCGGCCCATCGCCTCCATGAAGAGCTACGTACAGCGACCCTCACGAGCCCCCGCCGGCTGA